From the Lysobacterales bacterium genome, one window contains:
- a CDS encoding aquaporin: MSAAKRALAAEFGGTTVLLAIVIGSGIMGERLSGGNVAIALLANALATGLGLYVLITSLGPISGAHFNPLVTLMLRLRGEVTAAPWLLLVLVQFGGALVGVALAHAMFVLPILQVSTKLRTSTGLWISEVVATVGLLAVIAFGKKSSLDSIAARVGAYIAAAYWFTASTSFANPAVTFARMGSDSFAGIAPISAPAFIAAQLAGLAIMLAMLRLTQSTSTGAR, from the coding sequence ATGAGTGCTGCGAAGCGAGCCCTTGCCGCCGAGTTCGGCGGTACCACTGTCCTGCTCGCCATCGTGATCGGCTCCGGCATCATGGGCGAGCGTTTGTCGGGCGGAAACGTGGCCATCGCGCTGCTGGCCAATGCATTGGCGACCGGCCTCGGCTTGTATGTGTTGATCACCAGTCTCGGTCCGATCTCCGGCGCGCACTTCAACCCCCTGGTCACCCTGATGCTTCGACTGCGCGGCGAAGTCACGGCGGCGCCGTGGTTGCTCCTGGTGCTCGTGCAGTTCGGCGGCGCGCTGGTCGGCGTGGCGCTCGCGCACGCGATGTTCGTTCTGCCGATCCTGCAGGTCAGCACCAAGCTGCGCACCTCGACCGGACTCTGGATCAGCGAAGTCGTCGCCACCGTCGGCCTGCTCGCGGTCATCGCGTTCGGCAAGAAGTCCAGCCTCGACAGTATCGCCGCGCGCGTCGGTGCCTACATCGCTGCCGCCTACTGGTTCACTGCCAGCACCTCGTTCGCCAATCCGGCCGTGACCTTCGCACGCATGGGCAGCGACAGTTTCGCCGGCATTGCACCGATCAGCGCACCGGCCTTCATCGCCGCACAACTGGCCGGCCTTGCAATCATGCTGGCCATGTTGCGCCTGACTCAATCGACCAGCACCGGCGCCAGATAG
- a CDS encoding arsenate reductase ArsC codes for MKRLLFVCVENANRSQMAQAFARLHGGDAVQAESAGSRPSGVVNPRAIEFMAERGYDLSTHASKSLDEIGDGEWDAVITMGCGDNCPWVPAKRRDDWSLPDPKHMAPDDYRAVRDEIERRVIALIAST; via the coding sequence ATGAAGCGCCTGTTGTTCGTCTGTGTCGAAAATGCCAATCGAAGCCAGATGGCTCAGGCCTTCGCGCGCCTGCACGGTGGCGACGCCGTGCAGGCGGAATCGGCCGGATCGCGCCCTTCCGGCGTGGTCAATCCGCGCGCCATCGAATTCATGGCCGAACGTGGCTACGACTTGTCGACGCATGCGTCGAAATCGCTGGACGAGATCGGCGACGGCGAATGGGATGCGGTGATCACCATGGGCTGCGGAGACAACTGCCCCTGGGTGCCAGCGAAGCGGCGCGACGACTGGTCCCTGCCCGATCCGAAACACATGGCACCGGACGACTATCGCGCCGTGCGCGACGAGATCGAACGCCGCGTCATCGCACTGATCGCGTCGACATGA
- the purT gene encoding formate-dependent phosphoribosylglycinamide formyltransferase, translating into MTPFGTPLQPGAIRLMLLGSGELGKEVAIAAQRLGVEVIAVDRYANAPAMQVAHRAHVISMLDPAELRRVIAFEQPTLVVPEIEAIHTPTLIELEAQGLRVVPTALATRLTMDREGIRRLAAETLGVPTSPYRFVDTVEDYRAAIAALGLPCVIKPVMSSSGKGQSIVRKDEEIDAAWAYAQSGGRAGAGRVIVEGFVPFDYEITLLTVRHRDGTSFCDPIGHYQEEGDYRESWQPQPMSEAALAAAREIARKVTDALGGWGLFGVELFVHGDEVLFSEVSPRPHDTGLVTLISQDLSEFELHLRAILGLPIPVIRSRGYAASMAMLGSGHGVPKFHGVADALTEADTDLRLFGKPVVEGKRRVGVALARGDSLFSAREKARRVAERIRIDIG; encoded by the coding sequence ATGACCCCGTTTGGTACGCCGCTCCAGCCCGGGGCCATCCGCCTGATGCTGCTCGGCTCCGGCGAGCTCGGCAAGGAGGTGGCCATTGCCGCGCAGCGTCTCGGCGTCGAGGTGATCGCGGTCGATCGTTATGCGAACGCACCGGCGATGCAGGTCGCGCATCGTGCGCACGTGATTTCGATGCTCGACCCGGCAGAGCTGCGCCGCGTCATCGCGTTCGAGCAACCGACCCTGGTGGTGCCGGAGATCGAAGCGATCCACACGCCGACCCTGATCGAACTCGAGGCGCAGGGATTGCGCGTGGTGCCCACGGCCCTGGCAACGCGTCTGACCATGGATCGCGAAGGCATTCGTCGTCTGGCCGCGGAAACCCTGGGCGTGCCGACCTCGCCGTACCGATTCGTCGACACGGTCGAGGACTACCGCGCCGCCATCGCGGCACTGGGCCTGCCCTGCGTGATCAAGCCGGTGATGAGTTCGTCCGGCAAGGGCCAGAGCATCGTGCGCAAGGACGAGGAGATCGATGCCGCCTGGGCCTATGCGCAATCGGGCGGACGTGCCGGTGCCGGGCGCGTGATCGTCGAAGGCTTCGTGCCCTTCGACTACGAGATCACCCTGTTGACCGTGCGCCATCGCGATGGCACCAGCTTCTGCGACCCGATCGGCCATTACCAGGAAGAAGGCGACTACCGCGAGAGCTGGCAGCCGCAGCCGATGTCCGAAGCGGCGCTCGCCGCGGCGCGCGAGATCGCCCGCAAAGTCACTGACGCGCTCGGCGGCTGGGGATTGTTCGGGGTCGAGTTGTTCGTGCACGGGGACGAGGTGCTGTTCTCGGAAGTGTCGCCGCGCCCGCACGATACCGGCCTGGTCACGCTGATCAGCCAGGACTTGTCCGAATTCGAATTGCATTTGCGCGCGATTCTGGGACTGCCGATCCCGGTGATCCGATCGCGCGGCTATGCCGCATCGATGGCGATGCTCGGCAGCGGTCACGGCGTCCCGAAATTCCACGGCGTCGCCGATGCGTTGACCGAAGCCGATACCGACCTGCGCCTGTTCGGCAAACCGGTGGTCGAGGGCAAGCGTCGCGTCGGTGTCGCGCTGGCGCGTGGCGACAGCCTGTTCTCGGCCCGGGAAAAGGCACGCCGCGTCGCCGAACGCATCCGCATCGACATCGGCTGA
- a CDS encoding M23 family metallopeptidase produces MTVLRTLLSCLALAAAALLTCADADAKRLYQYRDKNGVLHVTDRPPTGEVEAGEVKETLIRADEQDIVQMFTNDAGNEHTMTFVNKIAGPVAVQLEFVDAENVAAEPPLPLQTVLGSFEQRVVAKAFPADRYQNSRFGLRYVAAPGDPSARHDDSVRYSVPFAAGTKFVLAQGFNGPFTHTGVQSRYAVDLGVDEGTPVLCAREGTVMMVEEDFFGAGLDKERFGSRANHVRVLHADGSMGVYAHLKLESARVQPGQHVRRGQVLGLSGNTGFSTGPHLHFAVQVNRDMELASIPFRFEGDAIPLQ; encoded by the coding sequence ATGACCGTCCTCCGCACCTTGCTGTCCTGTCTGGCCCTCGCCGCCGCGGCACTGCTGACCTGCGCCGACGCCGATGCCAAGCGCCTGTACCAGTACCGCGACAAGAACGGGGTGCTGCACGTGACCGACCGCCCGCCGACCGGCGAGGTCGAGGCCGGCGAGGTCAAGGAGACGCTGATTCGCGCCGACGAGCAGGACATCGTCCAGATGTTCACCAACGACGCCGGCAACGAACACACGATGACCTTCGTCAACAAGATCGCCGGACCGGTCGCGGTGCAACTCGAATTCGTCGATGCCGAAAATGTCGCGGCCGAACCACCGCTGCCGCTGCAGACCGTGCTCGGCAGCTTCGAGCAACGCGTGGTCGCCAAAGCCTTTCCGGCAGACCGCTACCAGAATTCGCGCTTCGGCCTGCGCTACGTCGCCGCACCTGGCGACCCGTCGGCCCGCCACGACGATTCGGTGCGCTACTCGGTGCCGTTCGCGGCAGGCACCAAGTTCGTGCTGGCGCAGGGCTTCAACGGACCGTTCACGCACACGGGCGTGCAGTCGCGCTACGCGGTCGACCTCGGCGTCGACGAAGGCACCCCGGTGCTGTGCGCCCGCGAAGGCACGGTAATGATGGTCGAGGAAGACTTTTTCGGCGCCGGGCTCGACAAGGAGCGCTTCGGCAGCCGCGCCAACCATGTCCGCGTGCTCCATGCCGATGGCTCGATGGGCGTCTATGCACATCTGAAGCTCGAGTCGGCGCGCGTGCAACCGGGGCAGCACGTGCGCCGTGGCCAGGTCCTCGGCCTGTCCGGCAACACCGGTTTCTCCACCGGCCCGCACCTGCATTTCGCGGTGCAGGTGAATCGCGACATGGAACTGGCGTCGATCCCGTTCCGCTTCGAAGGCGACGCGATTCCGCTGCAGTGA
- a CDS encoding SPFH domain-containing protein — protein sequence MNQNAEFHESRASSAAGIPMILLMLAMTFVVLPAMFLTGFRLFAVPVAMVVFFCWFGFFMVQPNQGAVMQLFGRYVGTVRDEGLRWANPFYSKKAVSLRIRNFESNKLKVNDLEGSPIEIGAVVVWQVVDTAEAVFSVDDYEDFVHVQAEAALRQSATSYPYDLHDGHTVSLRSHTQEIADHLRKEIQERLTSAGMKVLEARISHLAYAPEIAQAMLQRQQASAIIAARTKIVEGAVSMVHMALDQLNEKGVVKLDEERKAAMVSNLLVVLCGERGTQPIVNTGSIY from the coding sequence ATGAACCAGAACGCCGAATTCCACGAATCCCGCGCCAGCAGCGCCGCTGGCATCCCGATGATCCTGCTGATGTTGGCGATGACCTTTGTCGTCCTGCCGGCGATGTTTCTTACCGGCTTCCGGCTGTTTGCGGTGCCCGTCGCGATGGTGGTGTTCTTCTGCTGGTTCGGCTTCTTCATGGTCCAGCCGAACCAGGGGGCCGTGATGCAGTTGTTCGGCCGCTACGTCGGCACCGTGCGCGACGAGGGCCTGCGCTGGGCCAATCCGTTCTATTCAAAGAAGGCGGTGTCCCTGCGCATCCGCAACTTCGAATCGAACAAGCTCAAGGTCAACGACCTCGAAGGTTCGCCGATCGAGATCGGTGCGGTCGTGGTCTGGCAGGTCGTGGATACCGCCGAGGCGGTGTTCTCGGTCGATGACTACGAAGATTTTGTGCACGTCCAGGCCGAGGCGGCCTTGCGCCAGTCGGCAACCAGCTACCCCTACGACCTGCACGATGGCCATACCGTGTCGCTGCGCAGCCACACGCAGGAAATCGCCGACCATCTGCGCAAGGAAATCCAGGAACGCCTGACCAGCGCCGGCATGAAAGTGCTGGAGGCACGCATCAGCCATCTCGCCTATGCCCCCGAAATCGCGCAGGCGATGCTGCAACGGCAACAGGCCAGCGCGATCATCGCGGCGCGCACCAAGATCGTCGAAGGTGCGGTCAGCATGGTGCACATGGCACTCGACCAGTTGAACGAGAAAGGCGTGGTCAAGCTCGACGAGGAACGCAAGGCCGCGATGGTCAGCAACTTGCTGGTCGTGCTCTGCGGTGAACGCGGCACCCAGCCGATCGTGAACACCGGTTCGATCTATTGA
- a CDS encoding Arc family DNA-binding protein, whose product MSEKKAYPLRINAQVLDAVQRWADDELRSVNAQIEYVLRDALRKGGRLPRDEEPPREPER is encoded by the coding sequence ATGAGCGAGAAGAAGGCGTATCCGCTGCGCATCAACGCCCAAGTGCTCGACGCCGTGCAGCGCTGGGCCGATGACGAACTACGCAGCGTGAATGCGCAGATCGAATACGTGCTGCGCGACGCCCTGCGCAAGGGTGGCCGGCTTCCGCGCGATGAGGAGCCGCCGCGCGAGCCGGAACGCTGA
- a CDS encoding peptide chain release factor 3 has protein sequence MSEQQTETARRRTFAIISHPDAGKTTLTEKLLLFGGAIQMAGSVKSRKAAKHATSDWMALEKERGISVTSSVMQFPYEGRIVNLLDTPGHADFSEDTYRVLTAVDSALMVIDCAKGVEERTIKLMEVCRLRDTPIMTFINKLDREGRSGIDLIDEVESVLGIRCAPITWPIGMGSRLKGVVHLVDREVHLFEAGKNFTRQDSTILKLDDPSLPERVGAEAYKELMDELELVEGASQPFDREAYLAGQQTPVFFGSAVNNFGVQILLDAFVDWAPGPKAHATTTRPVQATEDKMTGFVFKIQANMDPNHRDRVAFMRICSGRYEQGMKAFHVRTGKEVKFANALTFMASDREIVDKAWPGDVIGLHNHGTISIGDTFSEGEQISFTGIPNFAPELFRRARLRDPLKLKQLQKGLAQLSEEGATQFFKPIMSNDLILGAVGTLQFEVVAYRLKDEYSVDCSFEPVQVATARWIRCDNDKKLEEFREKAAMNLALDAAGKLVYIAPTRVNLQLTQERWPDVVFMATREHAHAVDAD, from the coding sequence ATGTCCGAACAACAGACCGAAACGGCGCGGCGGCGCACGTTCGCGATCATTTCCCATCCCGACGCCGGCAAGACCACGTTGACCGAGAAGCTGCTGCTGTTCGGCGGCGCGATCCAGATGGCCGGCAGCGTGAAGTCGCGCAAGGCTGCCAAGCACGCTACGTCCGACTGGATGGCGCTGGAAAAGGAACGCGGCATCTCGGTCACGTCGTCGGTGATGCAGTTCCCGTATGAGGGCCGCATCGTCAACCTGCTCGACACGCCGGGCCACGCGGACTTCTCGGAAGACACCTATCGCGTGCTGACCGCCGTCGACTCGGCGCTGATGGTCATCGACTGCGCCAAGGGCGTCGAGGAACGCACGATCAAGCTGATGGAAGTCTGCCGGCTGCGCGACACGCCGATCATGACCTTCATCAACAAGCTCGACCGCGAAGGCCGCAGCGGCATCGACCTGATCGACGAAGTCGAATCGGTGCTCGGCATCCGTTGTGCCCCGATCACCTGGCCGATCGGCATGGGTTCGCGCCTCAAGGGCGTGGTTCACCTGGTCGATCGCGAAGTGCATCTGTTCGAGGCGGGAAAGAACTTCACGCGCCAGGACTCGACCATCCTGAAGCTGGATGATCCGTCGCTGCCCGAACGCGTCGGTGCCGAGGCCTACAAAGAACTGATGGACGAACTGGAGCTGGTCGAGGGTGCGTCGCAACCGTTCGATCGCGAGGCGTATCTCGCCGGCCAGCAGACCCCGGTGTTCTTCGGTTCGGCGGTCAACAACTTCGGCGTGCAGATCCTGCTCGACGCCTTTGTCGATTGGGCGCCCGGACCGAAGGCGCATGCGACGACGACGCGTCCGGTGCAGGCGACCGAAGACAAGATGACCGGCTTCGTGTTCAAGATCCAGGCCAACATGGACCCGAACCACCGCGACCGCGTCGCCTTCATGCGCATCTGCTCCGGTCGCTACGAGCAGGGCATGAAAGCCTTCCACGTCCGCACCGGCAAGGAGGTGAAGTTCGCGAACGCACTCACCTTCATGGCGTCGGACCGCGAGATCGTCGACAAGGCCTGGCCAGGCGACGTGATCGGCCTGCACAACCACGGCACCATCTCGATCGGTGACACCTTCAGCGAAGGCGAACAGATTTCCTTCACCGGCATCCCGAACTTCGCGCCGGAACTGTTCCGGCGCGCGCGCCTGCGCGACCCGCTGAAACTGAAGCAGTTGCAGAAGGGCCTGGCGCAGTTGTCGGAGGAAGGCGCGACCCAGTTCTTCAAGCCGATCATGTCGAATGATCTCATTCTCGGTGCGGTCGGCACGCTGCAGTTCGAAGTGGTGGCCTATCGTCTGAAAGACGAGTATTCGGTCGACTGCAGCTTCGAACCGGTTCAGGTCGCGACCGCGCGCTGGATCCGCTGCGACAACGACAAGAAGCTGGAAGAATTCCGCGAGAAGGCGGCGATGAATTTGGCGCTCGATGCCGCCGGCAAACTCGTCTACATCGCACCGACCCGGGTGAACCTGCAGCTGACGCAGGAGCGCTGGCCGGACGTGGTATTCATGGCCACGCGCGAACACGCGCACGCGGTCGACGCCGATTGA
- a CDS encoding CBS domain-containing protein yields MAKVRELLLAKPPAIISIHPDEPVLAAIQMMADHGIGALLVMKDGDLAGIVSERDYARKVILLGRSSADTPVWQIMSAPVMTVSPDDTTQTCMMLMTERKFRHLPVVDAGRVIGMLSVGDLIKHALAEKQHEIEQLQRYIAS; encoded by the coding sequence ATGGCCAAAGTGCGCGAGTTGCTGCTGGCGAAGCCGCCGGCGATCATTTCGATCCATCCCGATGAACCGGTGCTTGCGGCGATCCAGATGATGGCCGATCACGGCATCGGCGCCTTGCTGGTGATGAAAGACGGCGACCTCGCCGGCATCGTTTCGGAGCGCGACTACGCGCGCAAGGTCATCCTGCTCGGACGCTCCTCTGCGGATACGCCGGTCTGGCAGATCATGTCGGCGCCGGTCATGACGGTATCTCCGGACGACACCACGCAGACCTGCATGATGTTGATGACCGAGCGCAAGTTCCGGCATCTGCCGGTGGTCGATGCCGGCCGTGTCATCGGCATGCTCTCGGTCGGCGATCTGATCAAACACGCCCTCGCCGAGAAGCAGCACGAGATCGAACAGTTGCAGCGCTACATCGCGAGTTGA
- a CDS encoding VOC family protein: protein MKRFHVHLNVEHIGKNVAFYTQLFGAEPKVVKPDYAKWMLDDPRVNFAISSRPAALGLDHLGLQAENPDELREIGDRLEAADAVALAEQDANCCYARSDKFWAEDPQGTRWESFHTHGDATTYYAPHEAAAKSAEKAARGGACCGPTAAH, encoded by the coding sequence ATGAAGCGCTTTCATGTCCACCTCAATGTCGAACATATCGGCAAGAACGTCGCGTTCTACACGCAACTGTTCGGTGCAGAACCTAAAGTCGTGAAACCCGACTACGCCAAATGGATGCTCGACGATCCGCGCGTCAACTTCGCGATCTCGTCGCGCCCGGCGGCCTTGGGTCTCGATCATCTTGGCCTGCAAGCCGAGAATCCGGACGAGTTGCGCGAGATCGGCGATCGTCTAGAAGCCGCAGACGCGGTCGCGCTGGCCGAGCAGGATGCCAACTGCTGCTACGCCCGTTCGGACAAGTTCTGGGCCGAAGATCCGCAGGGTACGCGCTGGGAGAGTTTCCATACCCATGGCGACGCCACGACCTATTACGCACCGCATGAGGCCGCGGCAAAAAGCGCCGAGAAAGCTGCGCGCGGCGGTGCTTGCTGTGGCCCCACTGCGGCCCACTAA
- a CDS encoding type II/IV secretion system protein, producing MSLPEWLADGDDCDEERFRLAVHLGYPAARLGRFDDRGASDAITPELARRLRAIPLQIAKGLVAVALEDCENPEALQQLNFLMRDRVLPMIATARTIRDCISRFYDHDQDLAVARQLGLDPAVETPQRDIERLAREKPVVRIVADLIAEAVARRASDIHIRPGEHGADVLYRIDDELVPVRRFMRALLPAVVSRVKVLADMNLAEHRKPQDGRTSFVLDDGRKIDLRVSVMPAVFGESVVVRLLDTMESLWSVDQLGLSPTDRVRLDDVMARSHGMFLTTGPTGCGKSTTLYAMLLELRKQRINILTIEDPVEFYVEDIQQMQVNRAADFTFATAMRNFLRHDPDVIMVGEMRDRETAAIGVESALTGHLVLSTLHTNTAAATITRLLDLGVEAYLLRASLLAVMAQRLARLTCVHCREIEQVSPHIREILGVAPGEVFHVGKGCSHCEGLGVRKRRAVYELMVITPAIQKLIVPGAEADTIHRTAIAEGMTPLTQAAVQLARSGAISLSEAWRLRAD from the coding sequence ATGAGCTTGCCGGAATGGCTGGCCGACGGTGACGACTGCGACGAAGAACGCTTCCGGCTGGCGGTTCACCTTGGCTATCCGGCTGCACGACTGGGCCGGTTCGACGATCGCGGTGCATCCGACGCAATCACCCCCGAGCTCGCGCGTCGATTGCGTGCGATCCCGCTGCAGATCGCCAAGGGCCTGGTCGCGGTGGCGCTGGAAGACTGCGAGAACCCCGAAGCGTTGCAGCAGCTGAATTTCCTGATGCGCGACCGCGTCTTGCCGATGATCGCCACGGCGCGCACGATCCGCGACTGCATCAGCCGCTTCTACGATCACGACCAGGACCTCGCGGTCGCACGACAACTCGGGCTTGACCCCGCAGTGGAAACGCCGCAACGCGACATCGAACGCCTCGCCCGCGAGAAGCCGGTCGTGCGCATCGTCGCCGACTTGATCGCCGAAGCGGTGGCGCGACGCGCCTCGGACATCCACATCCGCCCGGGCGAACACGGCGCCGACGTGCTCTATCGCATCGACGACGAACTGGTGCCGGTGCGCCGCTTCATGCGCGCCTTGCTGCCGGCGGTGGTGTCGCGCGTGAAGGTGCTGGCCGACATGAATCTGGCGGAACACCGCAAGCCGCAGGATGGACGCACCAGCTTCGTGCTCGACGATGGTCGCAAGATCGACCTGCGGGTCTCGGTGATGCCCGCCGTGTTCGGCGAATCGGTGGTGGTCCGCCTGCTCGACACCATGGAGAGCCTGTGGAGCGTCGATCAGCTGGGACTGAGCCCGACCGATCGCGTGCGTCTCGACGACGTGATGGCACGCAGCCACGGCATGTTCCTGACCACCGGCCCGACCGGCTGCGGCAAGTCCACGACGCTGTACGCGATGCTGCTGGAACTGCGCAAGCAGCGCATCAACATCCTGACGATCGAGGACCCGGTCGAGTTCTACGTTGAAGACATCCAGCAGATGCAGGTAAATCGCGCCGCGGACTTCACCTTCGCCACCGCGATGCGCAATTTCCTGCGTCACGATCCGGACGTGATCATGGTCGGCGAAATGCGCGACCGCGAGACTGCGGCCATCGGCGTGGAATCGGCGCTGACCGGTCACCTGGTGCTTTCGACCCTGCATACCAACACCGCCGCCGCGACGATCACGCGCCTGCTCGACCTCGGCGTCGAAGCCTATCTGCTGCGCGCCTCGTTGCTCGCGGTGATGGCGCAGCGCCTGGCGCGATTGACCTGCGTGCACTGTCGCGAGATCGAACAGGTCAGCCCGCACATTCGCGAGATCCTCGGCGTCGCGCCCGGTGAAGTCTTCCATGTCGGCAAAGGTTGCTCGCACTGCGAAGGGCTGGGCGTGCGCAAGCGCCGTGCCGTGTACGAACTGATGGTGATCACGCCGGCGATCCAGAAGCTGATCGTGCCCGGAGCCGAGGCCGACACCATCCACCGCACCGCGATCGCGGAAGGCATGACGCCCTTGACGCAGGCGGCCGTGCAACTGGCGCGCAGCGGCGCCATCTCGCTGTCCGAGGCCTGGCGCCTGCGCGCGGATTGA
- a CDS encoding D-alanyl-D-alanine carboxypeptidase family protein: protein MIRHVGTNLRKPRASSLRWRLHRVALPTIDRGDIEARGFVRQPEPARLCSIGMDASGRPMLLAPAAASAFVAMRTAAARSGVVLQPVSSFRSIAYQRGLIVRKLKRGDPLDAILRVNAAPGYSEHHSGRAVDIGTPGCAALDEAFEQTPAFAWLQQHAADFGFHLSYPRNNALGVIYEPWHWYFAS from the coding sequence ATGATCCGACATGTCGGCACGAACCTCCGGAAGCCGCGCGCTTCATCGCTGCGATGGCGCCTGCATCGCGTCGCCTTGCCGACCATCGATCGCGGCGACATCGAAGCACGCGGTTTCGTCCGGCAACCGGAGCCCGCGCGACTGTGCAGCATCGGCATGGACGCTTCGGGCCGACCGATGCTGCTCGCGCCCGCCGCCGCGAGCGCTTTCGTCGCCATGCGCACCGCCGCAGCGCGCAGCGGCGTGGTGCTGCAACCGGTTTCAAGCTTTCGCTCGATCGCCTATCAACGCGGGCTGATCGTCCGCAAGCTGAAGCGCGGCGACCCGCTCGACGCGATCCTGCGCGTGAATGCCGCGCCCGGCTACAGCGAACACCACAGCGGCCGCGCCGTCGACATCGGCACGCCCGGCTGCGCCGCACTGGATGAAGCCTTCGAGCAGACGCCGGCATTCGCGTGGCTGCAGCAGCATGCCGCCGATTTCGGCTTCCACCTCTCCTATCCCCGCAACAACGCGCTCGGCGTCATCTACGAGCCGTGGCATTGGTATTTCGCAAGCTGA
- a CDS encoding helix-turn-helix transcriptional regulator, translated as MELQIAIDSLAALAHDSRLRAFRLLVQAGPEGLPVGDIRDALDIPGATLSSHLNVLRHAGLVEDQREGRVIRCRANFTAMNALMAYLLENCCSGAGCAPATLGALGTACTPPGPPSQRSKK; from the coding sequence ATGGAATTACAGATCGCCATCGACAGCCTCGCCGCCCTCGCCCACGACTCGCGTCTGCGTGCCTTCCGTCTTTTAGTCCAAGCCGGTCCGGAGGGATTGCCGGTCGGCGACATCCGCGACGCGCTCGACATCCCCGGCGCCACGCTGAGTTCGCACTTGAACGTGTTGCGTCACGCCGGACTGGTCGAAGACCAACGCGAGGGCCGCGTCATCCGCTGCCGCGCGAACTTCACCGCGATGAACGCGCTGATGGCCTATCTGCTCGAGAACTGCTGCAGCGGCGCGGGTTGTGCCCCCGCAACGCTGGGCGCATTGGGAACGGCGTGCACACCGCCGGGCCCGCCTTCGCAACGGAGCAAGAAATGA
- a CDS encoding transglutaminase domain-containing protein gives MSRLRLLLLLILTGPVFAAPTREWFALTLGEHRIGYIERSREVANDIVETREYFRARLNRNGIPLTVTTEERHRERRDGTPLRFHFRQTIGESELRVSGELIDGRQLRLWVRNGRSVSRRQVAWPDGALLMEGIRLREQALLDTPGLRLRYRMFNPASLEGVDTEARLVGPETLQVGDRSVDALRIEHVLALAQNSMRVVAHIDHEGRLLRTMLPLFGRELVISRDNERVVAPQWPRADIYDFTLVAAPASFSDGWRAQALRYRVAFAQHDDGAGLPGGEQRWQALGDGRFEVVVDPDAATIVSSAPSLSHLASTTWINADDAGIRRLAERAIASVAAPADRMARLEQATRARIERHSMRVGYASAREAFDRRDGDCTEHALLLAAMARSIGIPARIVIGLVYAEQFGRHDRVFAPHAWVQAFVDGHWRSYDAAQAGFGSDHIALAIGDGNPSDYYASLERIGVMRIESVERLRR, from the coding sequence ATGTCCCGGCTCCGCCTGTTGCTGCTGCTGATCCTGACCGGACCCGTGTTCGCCGCACCGACGCGGGAATGGTTCGCACTGACGCTGGGCGAGCATCGGATCGGCTACATCGAGCGCAGCCGCGAGGTCGCGAACGACATCGTCGAGACCCGCGAATACTTCCGCGCAAGGCTGAACCGCAACGGCATACCGCTGACGGTGACCACCGAAGAGCGCCATCGTGAACGTCGCGACGGCACCCCGCTGCGATTCCACTTCCGGCAGACGATCGGTGAATCGGAGCTGCGCGTATCGGGCGAGCTGATCGATGGCCGGCAACTGCGGCTGTGGGTGCGCAACGGCCGATCGGTCTCGCGCCGTCAGGTCGCCTGGCCCGACGGTGCGCTGTTGATGGAGGGCATCCGTCTGCGCGAGCAGGCCCTACTGGATACGCCCGGACTGCGTCTGCGCTATCGCATGTTCAATCCGGCATCGCTCGAGGGTGTCGACACCGAGGCACGCCTGGTCGGACCGGAAACGCTGCAGGTCGGCGACCGGTCCGTCGATGCCCTGCGCATCGAACACGTGTTGGCACTGGCGCAGAATTCGATGCGGGTCGTGGCGCACATCGATCACGAAGGCCGGCTGCTGCGGACCATGCTGCCGCTGTTCGGGCGCGAGCTGGTGATTTCCCGCGACAACGAGCGCGTGGTCGCGCCGCAGTGGCCGCGTGCCGACATCTACGACTTCACCCTGGTCGCTGCGCCCGCGAGCTTTAGCGATGGGTGGCGGGCGCAGGCGCTGCGGTATCGCGTCGCGTTCGCGCAACACGACGACGGCGCCGGATTGCCTGGCGGCGAACAACGCTGGCAGGCGCTCGGCGACGGCCGCTTCGAGGTGGTGGTCGACCCCGATGCGGCAACCATCGTTTCCAGCGCGCCGTCCCTCTCGCATCTCGCCAGCACGACCTGGATCAATGCCGATGACGCCGGCATCCGGCGACTGGCCGAGCGCGCGATCGCATCCGTCGCTGCGCCGGCCGACCGCATGGCGCGCCTGGAACAGGCCACACGCGCCCGCATCGAACGGCATTCCATGCGTGTCGGTTATGCCAGTGCCCGCGAGGCCTTCGACCGCCGCGACGGCGACTGCACCGAACATGCCCTGTTGCTGGCGGCGATGGCGCGCAGCATCGGCATTCCGGCACGGATCGTGATCGGGCTCGTGTATGCCGAGCAGTTCGGTCGACACGACCGCGTCTTTGCGCCGCACGCCTGGGTCCAGGCCTTCGTCGACGGACATTGGCGCAGTTACGACGCCGCCCAAGCCGGTTTCGGCAGCGACCACATTGCGCTCGCGATTGGCGACGGCAACCCGTCCGACTACTACGCCAGCCTGGAGCGGATCGGCGTGATGCGCATCGAGTCGGTCGAACGCCTGCGCCGGTGA